One Flagellimonas sp. CMM7 genomic region harbors:
- a CDS encoding queuosine precursor transporter, giving the protein MTQKDKGTAFSIYLYLGALFITSLVVSNLIFQKFFYWEPFGDVTIFGAPLFELSVGILPYPITFLITDLISEIYGKKKANQVVTAGIFASIFSMLIIFVANEVPAIGGSPIDDKTFTKVFGLSPLGVLASMLAYLFAQYIDISIYHFWKKLTKGKMLWLRNNFSTFSSQLVDTVTVVGLLCAFGVLPWDKFYGLVISGFVFKIFIALLDTPLLYLFVYLLRKRFNLKIGEEIRLD; this is encoded by the coding sequence ATGACGCAAAAGGACAAAGGAACCGCGTTTTCCATTTATCTCTATTTAGGGGCATTGTTCATTACCTCTCTGGTGGTGTCAAACCTTATTTTTCAAAAATTTTTCTATTGGGAACCCTTTGGGGACGTTACCATTTTTGGAGCTCCCTTATTTGAATTGTCCGTAGGTATTCTTCCTTACCCCATAACCTTTTTAATTACTGATTTAATTTCTGAGATATATGGGAAGAAAAAAGCCAACCAGGTAGTAACGGCCGGTATTTTTGCTTCAATATTTTCAATGCTCATTATTTTTGTTGCCAATGAAGTTCCGGCAATAGGAGGCTCACCTATTGATGATAAAACTTTCACCAAAGTATTTGGGTTGTCACCGTTGGGAGTATTAGCGTCCATGCTGGCATATCTTTTTGCACAATACATAGATATTTCAATCTATCATTTTTGGAAAAAGCTCACAAAAGGGAAAATGTTATGGCTCAGAAACAATTTTTCTACCTTCTCATCCCAACTTGTAGATACAGTAACAGTGGTAGGTTTACTGTGTGCTTTTGGAGTGCTGCCGTGGGATAAATTCTATGGTCTGGTCATCAGTGGATTCGTCTTTAAGATTTTTATTGCACTGTTAGACACCCCTTTGCTCTATCTTTTCGTATATCTATTAAGGAAAAGATTTAACTTAAAAATAGGGGAGGAGATACGTTTGGATTAA